A stretch of the Vigna radiata var. radiata cultivar VC1973A chromosome 7, Vradiata_ver6, whole genome shotgun sequence genome encodes the following:
- the LOC106766836 gene encoding pentatricopeptide repeat-containing protein At1g55890, mitochondrial-like yields the protein MYRILHRAFCTAAEPATVSIKSISEDLYKEVKLKRLVEKFKKASDIDRFRKKTGIYEETVRRLAGAKRFRWVRDILEHQKQYSDISNEGFSARLISLYGKSGMAKHARIVFDEMPQRNCERTVLSLNALLAAYLHSKKFDVVDELFRTLPTQLSIEPDLVSYNTLIKAFCEKGSFDSALSIFKEMEEKGVNPDSITFNTLLDGLYSKGNFEEAEKVWGQMGAKNVAPDVRSYCSRLYGLAREKKAGEAVELFREMEKKGVKPDLFCINAIIRAFVNEDNLDEVKSWYGEIVNSDFDPNKKTYSILVPFLCEKGDLKTAIELCKEIFNKRFLVDVSLLQLVVDKLVNEGMISEAKEIVETGKTNRYCRYKLNLTESE from the coding sequence ATGTATCGCATTCTTCACCGTGCTTTTTGCACTGCCGCAGAACCAGCAACAGTGAGCATCAAGTCTATTTCGGAGGATTTATACAAAGAAGTAAAGTTAAAGAGGTTGGTAGAGAAGTTCAAGAAAGCTTCTGACATTGACCGGTTCCGGAAAAAAACTGGCATTTACGAGGAGACAGTGCGGCGTCTCGCCGGTGCCAAGCGCTTTCGGTGGGTTCGCGACATCCTCGAACACCAAAAACAGTATTCCGACATTTCCAACGAGGGTTTCTCTGCACGCCTAATATCCCTTTATGGCAAATCTGGCATGGCCAAACACGCGCGCATAGTGTTCGACGAAATGCCCCAGCGAAACTGCGAACGCACTGTGCTCTCTCTCAATGCCCTCTTGGCCGCATACCTCCACTCCAAGAAGTTCGACGTGGTTGATGAGCTTTTCAGGACCCTCCCCACTCAGCTCTCAATCGAGCCTGATTTGGTGTCGTATAACACTCTCATTAAGGCCTTTTGTGAAAAGGGTTCCTTTGATTCAGCACTCTCAATTTTTAAGGAGATGGAGGAGAAGGGGGTGAATCCTGATTCCATCACGTTTAACACTTTGCTTGATGGGTTGTATTCAAAGGGTAATTTTGAGGAGGCTGAAAAAGTATGGGGGCAAATGGGAGCAAAAAATGTTGCTCCTGACGTGAGGAGTTATTGTTCCAGGTTGTACGGGTTGGCCAGGGAGAAGAAAGCGGGTGAAGCTGTTGAGCTTTTTAGAGAAATGGAGAAAAAAGGAGTGAAGCCGGACCTCTTTTGCATCAATGCCATCATCAGAGCTTTTGTAAATGAGGATAATTTGGATGAGGTCAAGAGCTGGTATGGTGAGATTGTAAACTCTGATTTTGATCCTAATAAAAAGACTTATTCTATCCTTGTTCCCTTCCTGTGTGAGAAGGGTGATTTGAAAACTGCAATTGAGTTATGCAAGGAGATTTTTAACAAACGGTTCCTTGTTGACGTGTCCTTGCTGCAACTTGTGGTGGATAAACTGGTGAACGAAGGCATGATTTCAGAGGCGAAGGAGATTGTGGAGACAGGGAAAACCAATAGGTACTGTCGCTATAAGCTAAATTTAACTGAGTCAGAGTAG
- the LOC106766375 gene encoding uncharacterized protein LOC106766375: protein MSLTLRYSVVPISKPLFLLLLIVILFPLTGTATGDHSSDLQEVLQRHGLPAGLFPQSVRSYDLDGTGRLEVHLDRPCLAQYETRVFFDSVVRANLSFGQLKVLEGMSRQELFLWLPVKDIIVTDPSSGVILIDIGLAYKHLSFSRFEDSPVCRSQSGLMLKISGRKGVGFRDQ from the exons ATGTCACTGACACTCAGATATTCTGTTGTTCCCATATCAAAGcccctctttcttcttctccttattGTGATCCTTTTTCCTCTCACTGGGACAGCGACAGGAGATCATTCATCTGATCTTCAGGAGGTGCTCCAGAGGCATGGGTTGCCGGCGGGGCTCTTCCCTCAGAGCGTGAGGTCATACGATTTGGACGGAACGGGTCGGTTGGAGGTGCACCTGGATCGTCCCTGTCTGGCTCAGTACGAGACGAGGGTGTTCTTTGACAGCGTGGTGAGGGCTAACCTAAGTTTCGGACAACTCAAGGTGTTGGAAGGAATGTCTCGGCAAGAGCTTTTCCTTTGGCTACCTGTCAAAGATATCATTGTCACCGATCCTTCCTCCGGAGTCATTCTCATTGATATCGGTCTTGCCTATAAACACCTTTCATTCTCTCGCTTTGAAGATTCTCCAGTTTGTAGATCTCAGTCGG GTCTTATGCTTAAGATTAGTGGAAGGAAGGGTGTTGGATTTAGAGATCAGTGA